One region of Triticum aestivum cultivar Chinese Spring chromosome 6B, IWGSC CS RefSeq v2.1, whole genome shotgun sequence genomic DNA includes:
- the LOC123136920 gene encoding uncharacterized protein isoform X3, protein MVRPLFARRRPPPEHAGIYPNWVLLDTVVRGANYDWEKMSITECSSSLATTARTFVDVRSEAESKEEVVVEVEVSFLFASPPDVSGFVVHVGDYGLSYGASVVSTDGNAVLLAITMAMFNLQRYLVYRVDQGNPSLEVLPDRPMLKFHPTKVVGILSHGKGYIVAALTRKLKIDYLAYELFLYTSQTKAWSSKVIPLECTRDADLIHVLNHHTTKVITVGVDSLGWVDLWRGILFCNVLDENPVVRFLSFPCPMPSNACNLGTSCPRPFRDVICIGNTLKFVEVEYNQGEDDTDYGSNTDHGWKATTQKRNLGSGWTECFSVDTSDIHLTDESWDLLSHRLRDDDARQLSLSKLECLAPTLGIDDDYLYMMTRPLGSNEKPLGLFASLDIKNKDMRLVSFSTERMSYIDPNYRPCTVSRYFNNTSGKPLKSKNKKAAPRFIIGENLRWIGLVKLAVLRNILVAIQKLTSLDAILMKPERPDETQLDQTWLRNCSASVEMLGQMAHGISSYTDHLPATSIQYHVDALKEGFSILGGKTFPFMDNDEYASFVDITHFKILDVVKVARSSLVKELLPKRLDDPHYSLRSVERTLMYGELPLTPYLRRLDLSEGCA, encoded by the exons ATGGTTCGTCCCCTCTTCgcccggcggcggccgccgccggagCACGCCGGCATATATCCTAACTGGGTCCTCCTCGACACCGTAGTGCGCGGGGCAAACTACGACTGGGAGAAAATGTCAATCACTGAGTGTTCTTCTTCCTTGGCTACCACAGCCAGAACATTCGTGGATGTCAGAAGTGAGGCGGAGTCGAAGGAAGaagtggtggtggaggtggaggtttCCTTCTTATTCGCCAGCCCACCGGATGTATCTGGCTTCGTTGTCCATGTTGGGGATTACGGGTTGTCGTATGGTGCCTCCGTCGTTAGCACCGATGGCAACGCTGTTCTGCTAGCCATTACCATGGCAATGTTCAACTTGCAGCGCTATCTCGTCTACAGGGTTGACCAAGGGAATCCGTCACTTGAGGTGCTTCCAGACCGACCTATGCTGAAATTCCATCCAACCAAAGTGGTTGGCATCCTCAGCCATGGCAAGGGATACATTGTGGCTGCCTTGACGCGCAAGCTCAAAATTGACTATCTTGCTTATGAGCTCTTTCTCTACACATCCCAGACCAAGGCATGGAGCAGCAAGGTGATACCACTGGAGTGTACTAGGGACGCTGACCTGATTCACGTCCTTAACCACCATACCACCAAGGTAATCACAGTTGGAGTGGATTCATTGGGGTGGGTTGACCTTTGGCGTGGTATACTTTTCTGCAATGTGCTTGATGAGAATCCAGTGGTCCGCTTCTTGAGCTTTCCTTGCCCCATGCCGTCTAATGCATGTAACTTGGGAACATCATGTCCTAGGCCGTTTAGGGATGTGATCTGCATTGGCAACACACTGAAGTTTGTTGAGGTGGAGTATAACCAAGGTGAAGATGATACTGACTATGGTTCGAATACTGACCATGGTTGGAAGGCGACAACTCAGAAGAGGAATCTCGGGTCAGGGTGGACTGAATGCTTTAGTGTAGATACTAGTGACATCCATTTAACCGATGAAAGTTGGGATTTGTTGTCACACAGGCTGCGGGATGATGATGCACGCCAACTTTCCTTGAGTAAGTTGGAGTGTTTAGCTCCTACCCTTGGCATAGATGATGACTATCTTTACATGATGACCCGGCCACTTGGAAGCAATGAGAAGCCATTGGGTCTGTTTGCTTCTCTTGACATTAAAAATAAGGACATGAGGCTTGTGTCTTTTTCTACGGAAAGGATGTCATATATTGATCCCAACTACCGGCCATGTACTGTTTCACGTTACTTCAACAACACCTCTG GGAAGCCTCTCAAAAGTAAGAACAAGAAAGCTGCACCAAGGTTTATTATTGGTGAAAATCTGAG GTGGATTGGTTTGGTTAAATTAGCAGTGCTCCGCAACATCCTTGTTGCCATTCAAAAGCTCACGTCGTTAG ATGCAATACTGATGAAACCAGAAAGGCCGGATGAAACACAGCTAGATCAAACATGGCTAAGGAATTGCTCTGCCTCTGTTGAAATGCTTGGCCAG ATGGCCCATGGTATTAGTTCGTACACTGATCATTTACCTGCAACCAGCATCCAATACCATGTTGACGCACTTAAAGA AGGGTTTTCTATTTTGGGTGGTAAGACTTTCCCATTTATGGACAATGACGAGTATGCAAGTTTTGTCGATATCACACACTTCAAAATATTGGATGTCGTAAAAGTGGCGCGCAG CAGTCTTGTAAAAGAATTGCTGCCTAAAAGACTGGACGATCCACATTATTCGCTCCGATCTGTGGAACGGACTCTTATGTATGGAGAGCTGCCACTGACACCGTATCTGAGGCGTCTTGACCTGTCAGAAGGATGTGCTTAG
- the LOC123136920 gene encoding uncharacterized protein isoform X1, producing MVRPLFARRRPPPEHAGIYPNWVLLDTVVRGANYDWEKMSITECSSSLATTARTFVDVRSEAESKEEVVVEVEVSFLFASPPDVSGFVVHVGDYGLSYGASVVSTDGNAVLLAITMAMFNLQRYLVYRVDQGNPSLEVLPDRPMLKFHPTKVVGILSHGKGYIVAALTRKLKIDYLAYELFLYTSQTKAWSSKVIPLECTRDADLIHVLNHHTTKVITVGVDSLGWVDLWRGILFCNVLDENPVVRFLSFPCPMPSNACNLGTSCPRPFRDVICIGNTLKFVEVEYNQGEDDTDYGSNTDHGWKATTQKRNLGSGWTECFSVDTSDIHLTDESWDLLSHRLRDDDARQLSLSKLECLAPTLGIDDDYLYMMTRPLGSNEKPLGLFASLDIKNKDMRLVSFSTERMSYIDPNYRPCTVSRYFNNTSVAGKPLKSKNKKAAPRFIIGENLRWIGLVKLAVLRNILVAIQKLTSLDAILMKPERPDETQLDQTWLRNCSASVEMLGQMAHGISSYTDHLPATSIQYHVDALKEGFSILGGKTFPFMDNDEYASFVDITHFKILDVVKVARSSLVKELLPKRLDDPHYSLRSVERTLMYGELPLTPYLRRLDLSEGCA from the exons ATGGTTCGTCCCCTCTTCgcccggcggcggccgccgccggagCACGCCGGCATATATCCTAACTGGGTCCTCCTCGACACCGTAGTGCGCGGGGCAAACTACGACTGGGAGAAAATGTCAATCACTGAGTGTTCTTCTTCCTTGGCTACCACAGCCAGAACATTCGTGGATGTCAGAAGTGAGGCGGAGTCGAAGGAAGaagtggtggtggaggtggaggtttCCTTCTTATTCGCCAGCCCACCGGATGTATCTGGCTTCGTTGTCCATGTTGGGGATTACGGGTTGTCGTATGGTGCCTCCGTCGTTAGCACCGATGGCAACGCTGTTCTGCTAGCCATTACCATGGCAATGTTCAACTTGCAGCGCTATCTCGTCTACAGGGTTGACCAAGGGAATCCGTCACTTGAGGTGCTTCCAGACCGACCTATGCTGAAATTCCATCCAACCAAAGTGGTTGGCATCCTCAGCCATGGCAAGGGATACATTGTGGCTGCCTTGACGCGCAAGCTCAAAATTGACTATCTTGCTTATGAGCTCTTTCTCTACACATCCCAGACCAAGGCATGGAGCAGCAAGGTGATACCACTGGAGTGTACTAGGGACGCTGACCTGATTCACGTCCTTAACCACCATACCACCAAGGTAATCACAGTTGGAGTGGATTCATTGGGGTGGGTTGACCTTTGGCGTGGTATACTTTTCTGCAATGTGCTTGATGAGAATCCAGTGGTCCGCTTCTTGAGCTTTCCTTGCCCCATGCCGTCTAATGCATGTAACTTGGGAACATCATGTCCTAGGCCGTTTAGGGATGTGATCTGCATTGGCAACACACTGAAGTTTGTTGAGGTGGAGTATAACCAAGGTGAAGATGATACTGACTATGGTTCGAATACTGACCATGGTTGGAAGGCGACAACTCAGAAGAGGAATCTCGGGTCAGGGTGGACTGAATGCTTTAGTGTAGATACTAGTGACATCCATTTAACCGATGAAAGTTGGGATTTGTTGTCACACAGGCTGCGGGATGATGATGCACGCCAACTTTCCTTGAGTAAGTTGGAGTGTTTAGCTCCTACCCTTGGCATAGATGATGACTATCTTTACATGATGACCCGGCCACTTGGAAGCAATGAGAAGCCATTGGGTCTGTTTGCTTCTCTTGACATTAAAAATAAGGACATGAGGCTTGTGTCTTTTTCTACGGAAAGGATGTCATATATTGATCCCAACTACCGGCCATGTACTGTTTCACGTTACTTCAACAACACCTCTG TTGCAGGGAAGCCTCTCAAAAGTAAGAACAAGAAAGCTGCACCAAGGTTTATTATTGGTGAAAATCTGAG GTGGATTGGTTTGGTTAAATTAGCAGTGCTCCGCAACATCCTTGTTGCCATTCAAAAGCTCACGTCGTTAG ATGCAATACTGATGAAACCAGAAAGGCCGGATGAAACACAGCTAGATCAAACATGGCTAAGGAATTGCTCTGCCTCTGTTGAAATGCTTGGCCAG ATGGCCCATGGTATTAGTTCGTACACTGATCATTTACCTGCAACCAGCATCCAATACCATGTTGACGCACTTAAAGA AGGGTTTTCTATTTTGGGTGGTAAGACTTTCCCATTTATGGACAATGACGAGTATGCAAGTTTTGTCGATATCACACACTTCAAAATATTGGATGTCGTAAAAGTGGCGCGCAG CAGTCTTGTAAAAGAATTGCTGCCTAAAAGACTGGACGATCCACATTATTCGCTCCGATCTGTGGAACGGACTCTTATGTATGGAGAGCTGCCACTGACACCGTATCTGAGGCGTCTTGACCTGTCAGAAGGATGTGCTTAG
- the LOC123136920 gene encoding uncharacterized protein isoform X2, translating into MVRPLFARRRPPPEHAGIYPNWVLLDTVVRGANYDWEKMSITECSSSLATTARTFVDVRSEAESKEEVVVEVEVSFLFASPPDVSGFVVHVGDYGLSYGASVVSTDGNAVLLAITMAMFNLQRYLVYRVDQGNPSLEVLPDRPMLKFHPTKVVGILSHGKGYIVAALTRKLKIDYLAYELFLYTSQTKAWSSKVIPLECTRDADLIHVLNHHTTKVITVGVDSLGWVDLWRGILFCNVLDENPVVRFLSFPCPMPSNACNLGTSCPRPFRDVICIGNTLKFVEVEYNQGEDDTDYGSNTDHGWKATTQKRNLGSGWTECFSVDTSDIHLTDESWDLLSHRLRDDDARQLSLSKLECLAPTLGIDDDYLYMMTRPLGSNEKPLGLFASLDIKNKDMRLVSFSTERMSYIDPNYRPCTVSRYFNNTSVAGKPLKSKNKKAAPRFIIGENLRWIGLVKLAVLRNILVAIQKLTSLDAILMKPERPDETQLDQTWLRNCSASVEMLGQMAHGISSYTDHLPATSIQYHVDALKEGFSILGGKTFPFMDNDEYASFVDITHFKILDVVKVARSLVKELLPKRLDDPHYSLRSVERTLMYGELPLTPYLRRLDLSEGCA; encoded by the exons ATGGTTCGTCCCCTCTTCgcccggcggcggccgccgccggagCACGCCGGCATATATCCTAACTGGGTCCTCCTCGACACCGTAGTGCGCGGGGCAAACTACGACTGGGAGAAAATGTCAATCACTGAGTGTTCTTCTTCCTTGGCTACCACAGCCAGAACATTCGTGGATGTCAGAAGTGAGGCGGAGTCGAAGGAAGaagtggtggtggaggtggaggtttCCTTCTTATTCGCCAGCCCACCGGATGTATCTGGCTTCGTTGTCCATGTTGGGGATTACGGGTTGTCGTATGGTGCCTCCGTCGTTAGCACCGATGGCAACGCTGTTCTGCTAGCCATTACCATGGCAATGTTCAACTTGCAGCGCTATCTCGTCTACAGGGTTGACCAAGGGAATCCGTCACTTGAGGTGCTTCCAGACCGACCTATGCTGAAATTCCATCCAACCAAAGTGGTTGGCATCCTCAGCCATGGCAAGGGATACATTGTGGCTGCCTTGACGCGCAAGCTCAAAATTGACTATCTTGCTTATGAGCTCTTTCTCTACACATCCCAGACCAAGGCATGGAGCAGCAAGGTGATACCACTGGAGTGTACTAGGGACGCTGACCTGATTCACGTCCTTAACCACCATACCACCAAGGTAATCACAGTTGGAGTGGATTCATTGGGGTGGGTTGACCTTTGGCGTGGTATACTTTTCTGCAATGTGCTTGATGAGAATCCAGTGGTCCGCTTCTTGAGCTTTCCTTGCCCCATGCCGTCTAATGCATGTAACTTGGGAACATCATGTCCTAGGCCGTTTAGGGATGTGATCTGCATTGGCAACACACTGAAGTTTGTTGAGGTGGAGTATAACCAAGGTGAAGATGATACTGACTATGGTTCGAATACTGACCATGGTTGGAAGGCGACAACTCAGAAGAGGAATCTCGGGTCAGGGTGGACTGAATGCTTTAGTGTAGATACTAGTGACATCCATTTAACCGATGAAAGTTGGGATTTGTTGTCACACAGGCTGCGGGATGATGATGCACGCCAACTTTCCTTGAGTAAGTTGGAGTGTTTAGCTCCTACCCTTGGCATAGATGATGACTATCTTTACATGATGACCCGGCCACTTGGAAGCAATGAGAAGCCATTGGGTCTGTTTGCTTCTCTTGACATTAAAAATAAGGACATGAGGCTTGTGTCTTTTTCTACGGAAAGGATGTCATATATTGATCCCAACTACCGGCCATGTACTGTTTCACGTTACTTCAACAACACCTCTG TTGCAGGGAAGCCTCTCAAAAGTAAGAACAAGAAAGCTGCACCAAGGTTTATTATTGGTGAAAATCTGAG GTGGATTGGTTTGGTTAAATTAGCAGTGCTCCGCAACATCCTTGTTGCCATTCAAAAGCTCACGTCGTTAG ATGCAATACTGATGAAACCAGAAAGGCCGGATGAAACACAGCTAGATCAAACATGGCTAAGGAATTGCTCTGCCTCTGTTGAAATGCTTGGCCAG ATGGCCCATGGTATTAGTTCGTACACTGATCATTTACCTGCAACCAGCATCCAATACCATGTTGACGCACTTAAAGA AGGGTTTTCTATTTTGGGTGGTAAGACTTTCCCATTTATGGACAATGACGAGTATGCAAGTTTTGTCGATATCACACACTTCAAAATATTGGATGTCGTAAAAGTGGCGCGCAG TCTTGTAAAAGAATTGCTGCCTAAAAGACTGGACGATCCACATTATTCGCTCCGATCTGTGGAACGGACTCTTATGTATGGAGAGCTGCCACTGACACCGTATCTGAGGCGTCTTGACCTGTCAGAAGGATGTGCTTAG